From Deltaproteobacteria bacterium:
CGTCAGAAACACGCCGACGTAGTTGAACCGCGCGGGCAATACCTCGGGGGTCAATTCGCCAGGCGTATCGCGATGGGCGAGAGGCGACGCCATCAATCTCCCGACTCCGCGCCCGCGACGGACGCGCCGAGTCCAAATGCGTGCCGGGATGATTCCGACTCCCCGATGCCCAATTGGTTCAGCAGGCGCCGCGTGTAGGCGATCCCCCTTTCGCGGTCGGCCCGATCGGGCGCCCATTTTGCGTACTGGGTCGACATCCCTTCGACGAAGGGACCGTTGGCGATCTCATGCGTGATGAAATCATCCGACAACGGAATGATCGCGTGGTGACGGGCGGACTCGAACCGGATGGCGTGCGTCGAGCCCGCATCCAACCGAATCGACCACGCGACGGCGCCCCGATCGTCGAATCCGATCGCGATGCCGCGTCCGGACACGGCGCGAACGCTCTCGACGCGATCCGAATGCCGATGCGGCGGATGATAAACATCGCGCGAAAAGACGATCACCATCTCCTGCAGGGGATCGCTCACGTGATCGTGAAGGCACCATCGCACATCCAGACCGACGTGATCCCGCGCGATC
This genomic window contains:
- a CDS encoding cupin fold metalloprotein, WbuC family — encoded protein: MATDHSDDFRGHASAIDALAAAGSTPGSGARGAETNDFRIERRDERSLVLRCTNYPARIDSAVIDRLREIARDHVGLDVRWCLHDHVSDPLQEMVIVFSRDVYHPPHRHSDRVESVRAVSGRGIAIGFDDRGAVAWSIRLDAGSTHAIRFESARHHAIIPLSDDFITHEIANGPFVEGMSTQYAKWAPDRADRERGIAYTRRLLNQLGIGESESSRHAFGLGASVAGAESGD